CTGTAACAAGAACAATCTGCATATATATGATACTTTCACATGAACGATGCTAAAGAGTGTTAGTGATAAAGAGGTTTATTCCAATACCTTGTTTCCTGTCCTCAACAATAGATGCTTTGAAAAGTTTTGACAACGGTCCAGAAGATAAATGCTCTAACCCTCTAGACAGTCCCTCTCCTGGACCACCATCAAGGCTCAGAATTCCAAATCTATGTAAAAGAGCTTCAGTGTAGTTCATTCCTCCTCCTAGACGCACGCCTGAAATACAAGCCATGATACTTAAACTATGGCACTCCATATCCTTTTCACTGAGGGGAATCACATTGGTTATGCTTATGTCAAGAAAAGGCGTCACAATAGTGCTGCCACTATGCCCATCATGTCTTCCGTTGACAATCCAAAAGACACGCCTTAATGGAGTTGACCCATTACAGCCAACTAAGTGACCATTACAGCTATTCTCATGTTCTTGTTGTACCTCGGTATCTACACAATCTACCTCAATATTTTCCCAGTATACGTTGGAAGATACTGCAATAGCGCCTCCAAGGGTTCTATGAGTTACCTTCACAACAAGATCTTTGCCAAGAAACTGAACGAGTGGAATGTCCTGAGTACTAGTAAAGGAAGACTCGAGAAACTTCAGCTGCAGATCCTTCAAAGCTAATTTTACAGCAGTATCGCTAGGAACCTTCTCCAACAACCCTCCAGTCAAAGAAACAGTACTCTGTCGTTTGCTTTCTTTAACAATTGAGATCTTTTCACTGACCTTACCAAAGTAAGAATAGAGGTCCAGCACAAAAAATAACTGCTCCACTGAAGCATTCGACATATACTGCTCACAAGCGACTCCTACGCGAACAATACCACCAGGAGGAGGAATAGTTATCAGTGGCTTCCCATCCGCAGATACCATAGCAACTTCTATAGACACGTCTTTTCCTTCAACACAATTCCATAAACCCATTTCCGGACCACGACAGATCTGATGTTCAGTAGAGTTGGGAGATGTTTCTAAAGCCAAACTAAAATGTGAGACTCCAGCTGTCCATTTCTTTTGGCTGGCGTCAATAGGCTGTCCCGGCCATAGAGAGAAGCAAGCAGGATCCTTCTCCAGGTTTAGTAACCGAACTTTTAGGGTAGGAGATTCCGCAAAAGATAAGTTTTCAATATGCAGCCTTGCTCCAGAGAAGATCTTTTTTGTTGAAAGATCTTCTTTGATTGCTGAGTCTTCCAAGTTACTCATGTCTAATGGAACAGAGACATCTAACTCTTTGAGGGTGAAAAGAAGAGAGTTAACGGAATTATCTGGCAAAACATCACCGGGGTTCACAACTATGCCATCAGCCAAAAAAGAAGAGATCCTTAAACAAGCTTCTTCCTGAAGATGAACCTGGAAAGATCACAAGAAAAATAGTGAAACCTTTTGTTGAGGAGAGAAGATTTTCATTTCTTTTGATATACACAAACATACCATGAGTGGTTGGCACTGGATAACCGTCTTCGAGAATAGGTGTGGGGGTTTTGGGGATGGCTTGACCTGAAGAGAGTGTAAGGAGATCAAGGGTACATCCTGGATTAATTGCCACGGCCCGTTGTCCAATGGATATATGACAGGGCAAAAGTTCTTGGCTGCCCCAAATGTATGAAGGAAAATAAATCAGCATGAAGATGTTTCAACAAATCACAAAAGAATAATTTATTGTAAAATACAGTTCAGAATTATATATACCGAAGTCAGGAACTGCAAGGTCTTCGGCAGCAGCTTTCATAGATGGTTGGATAAGAGCACAAGGAGAGCGGGAAAAAGCATCCCTGAATTTCAACCATGAGCAATTATGCAGGAACTTTAAATTCGAAGTTGTGAAACAACAAATGCACATGAAACTATATCAAATATTATAAACATAAAGCAATAGTTCACCTAACTAGCAAATGTATGTGAAACGAATAAATGAAAAAGGGAAAAGAGCACTCCATAATAACTGAAACTGTTTCGAGTCTCAGAATATACTATCCAGCAATTTTTTGGGTATGTAGGTAACAAAAGGTAATAGGATAAAGTCTCGAAACAGTCATCAGAAACTAAGATTTTTGAGTATGTAAAAGGGTAAGTCACAACTAAGAAAAAGCATAATTCTCTGAAGATCAACAGTAATTACAAAGTGCTCATCATGTCAGGAAGCAGTTTGAACTTTAAATAAGGCTTTACACAGTTCACTCTGAACAGAGATTTTGGTCCGGGCAATTTACCTTAAAAATAGTCCACCAATCAAAATCTTAGTCAAATAGTTGGCTGATTCTCCGTCCGAAACACAGGCCTGCAAACATATATGGCTACACATGTCAGATTTCAGAGCCATATAACAAGATTCTCAGAGAAATGAAGTGCACCTATTCTCACGAGGAGATTTAACTTTCTAGTGAACATAAACCATCAATGGAAGAGAAATATAGTTTATAGACAAACCCATCAAATGTAGTTATATTTAAGAAATTTTAATGAGAGAGCAAGTCTAGTCTGGATCTTTTACTTATGGAACTCCTTCGTTCAGAATCCAATAGATAATGTGTGTTTCATGTTCCAACTCATCTAAACTTATACATGCATACAGTAAAACCATACAACCTAAAGTTCCTGAAATTTGGTTTACGATTTTCAGAACTGTTTCAATGTATATACTGGCAGGAAACGATATCATGAAAGTTACTAGCTAAAAATCCAAAAATCAGTGAGAACATACCCGAGAAAAGAGGAGTGATTGCATCAGTAGTTCCAGTTGGAATTCTGAAACGCCATGAAGAGTGGTAAAAAGTTAAACCAAAACAAAACAAAAAAAGAGAGTAATGGTTCCATGCAAAACTGCACTCTTAACTAACAAGTGAATCAGACTCTGAACCCAGCCAAATAAATGATATTTTCAGTTTAAGCATATACAGAAACTCACCGGCATCTTTAATGCAAAGAAACACATGGTCCACAAGAACAGAGACCAAAGACCGTCCTGCTGCTTCAGCAGACTGCTTGAGGCATACCATTAAAGAGTGAAAAAAAGATTTCATATCGAACTTTTCCTTATAAAGATCCACAGGGAATATGAAATTTTAAGACCTGCTGAGATTTTGGATCCACATCTCCTCGGTTTAGGCATAAATACATTCCAGTTAGAAAGCGGAGAAGAGCGCGTAACCCTATTCCCAAAAATAATAGGTAGGATTAGTTATCCATATCCACCAACCAGCATTCTGAAACTAAGAGAGAGAGTGTGTGTTCAAACCTGGTTCACTTAACGCTGGACAAACAGCTTCTGGAATGTGCAACTGAACTTCAAGCCCAAGAGGACTGTTTAGTGCTGTTCTCTGAACTGTGATCTAAACAAGAGGGCACCATCAGGGCTAACGATTTACGCACCAACACATTAAATGCCTTCAAGCATCCTATTGCAACATGCAAGTAAAATACAATTCAGAAACAAATTATTACATGTGCTTGGCCAGAAATTCCATCTAGAAAGCGTTCTCCGCCAAAGAAAACTCGTTTTGCACCATCATCATCTCTCAGATTTGATTCTTCAGAACGGGCTAAATTAGCGTCAGTGAACATATCAGGATGTGGCAGAAGATCAATTGATAAAGCTTCCCATTCAAGTTTCTGACAAGGAAAGTGTATGCATCACAGGTAGAAAAACAAAACATATT
This sequence is a window from Brassica oleracea var. oleracea cultivar TO1000 chromosome C1, BOL, whole genome shotgun sequence. Protein-coding genes within it:
- the LOC106314905 gene encoding uncharacterized protein LOC106314905, with the protein product MESILARALEYTLKYWLKSFTRDQFKLQGRTAQLSNLDINGEAIHASMGLPPALSVTTAKVGKLEIMLPYVSNVQTEPIVVQIDKLDLVLEENPDADVTKGPSSAQSPTASGKSNGYGFADKIADGMTLQVKVVNLLLETGGGAHREGGAAWAAPLASITIRNLVLYTTNENWKVVNLKEARDFSTNTGYIYLFKKLEWEALSIDLLPHPDMFTDANLARSEESNLRDDDGAKRVFFGGERFLDGISGQAHITVQRTALNSPLGLEVQLHIPEAVCPALSEPGLRALLRFLTGMYLCLNRGDVDPKSQQSAEAAGRSLVSVLVDHVFLCIKDAEFQLELLMQSLLFSRACVSDGESANYLTKILIGGLFLRDAFSRSPCALIQPSMKAAAEDLAVPDFAKNFCPVIYPLDNGPWQLIQDVPLISLHSLQVKPSPKPPHLFSKTVIQCQPLMVHLQEEACLRISSFLADGIVVNPGDVLPDNSVNSLLFTLKELDVSVPLDMSNLEDSAIKEDLSTKKIFSGARLHIENLSFAESPTLKVRLLNLEKDPACFSLWPGQPIDASQKKWTAGVSHFSLALETSPNSTEHQICRGPEMGLWNCVEGKDVSIEVAMVSADGKPLITIPPPGGIVRVGVACEQYMSNASVEQLFFVLDLYSYFGKVSEKISIVKESKRQSTVSLTGGLLEKVPSDTAVKLALKDLQLKFLESSFTSTQDIPLVQFLGKDLVVKVTHRTLGGAIAVSSNVYWENIEVDCVDTEVQQEHENSCNGHLVGCNGSTPLRRVFWIVNGRHDGHSGSTIVTPFLDISITNVIPLSEKDMECHSLSIMACISGVRLGGGMNYTEALLHRFGILSLDGGPGEGLSRGLEHLSSGPLSKLFKASIVEDRKQDGALGSGSGDAFAHLGTPDDIDVSIELRDWLFALEGREGVAERWESIEDEDIGREERCWHTNFRSFRVVAKSTPKLVDPNETETKNGARKFPVDSIIVNVEGLQTLKPQMQKETNPNGHHENGHLPGGVNIEANIVASEDKSGHDDTLSWVAESLKFSVKQPVEAVVTKDELQHLTFLCKSEVDSMGRIVAGVLRVLKLEESVGHGTLNQLSNLGSEGFDKMFSPKASRAGTPKSSPFGAASDSMKEISSRADLESTISSIEEATVELEAKCSALVSDLSDSESKTSAKHINDLKQKLESLQSLMAKLRTQI